TGCCTAATGTCGCGGGCACATCTGTTAACGCCATGTTTTCGGGCAAGTCACTGCTGACAATTTCATAAATTGGTTCCCATGGACCTTCAATGACCATGCCTAAACAACTGGAGCATAGCCGGAAAATCGAATCAAATTGCTGTACATGCATTTCCTCGTGGTCTTCCCACCGCTTCCACATGGTGTATTGGCGAATTCCAAGAGGATTGAGAGTTTGGCGCATGTCCATTTCGGCTCCGCCATATCGTCCTCCCATAGGGAAAACACCAATTTGCACATGGTTTTGAAACCCAACAAACCCGGAATGATTGGCTGTGACCATACAAACCTTGGGACCCACCGATTCGAATAGCCGAAAAGAATCGGGGTGATTTGCAACTTTTGCGCTATTAATCGCGATAAAAGGTTTTGGCATAGTGCGTCTCCTTTCATATTTGGTGAAGTTGGGCCTAAACCCGAGTACAGTGTTGATCGACTGTAGTATCTAGACAATATCTCATAAGTACTTTAATGTTTAAAAGTTTGAATAACTGTGCAATACAGAAATTCAATGATAACTAGTCATATCAGTTGTATATTATCTGGAAGTCCCGATTAAGGCCGATGTTAAAGGTTTTGAAACGGTGTTGGGGATTATGATTGGAGATTGTCTATTGATGACACCGCACAAATAGGAGAAGCCGATGAAGCTTTCATAAGAATTGTCGAAATAAAGTATAAAACGACAGCAACTGATTGGAGTAATAGGAAAGAAGGAGTTCGGACGGAAGAGATAGCGTCGGGGTCTCGTCTGAGCAATGTGAATGCGTTGTGGACATTTGAATTATCCGCGCCTGAAGAAAAACTATAGTGTGATAACACAAGAAAAATGTTGTCGTTTTTACTGTACTTATGAAAGAAATAAATGAGCGAAATATAAGTCGTGATAACTAATGCGTGAGAATCGCCAATATAGAGAAAAAATATAGAAAATTGTATTTACGATGTTGATAAACAGTTCAGGATAAGTTTATATTAGTGTTAACGGATCTCCCATCTAAGTTTAACTAGCATGAATTAGTGATCCGGTTATGTCAATATTATTACTTCGATTAATCCCGTTTTCATTAACCTTAACAAATTAAGGGGGGACTTTTTGTGCCCGATCCGATAGTCCATGTGATATGGATTAATGCAGGCTTGAGCTGTGACGGCGATTCCGTAGGATTAACCGCGGCAACCCAGCCCAGCGTGGAAGATTTAGCGCTGGGATATTTGCCGGGAGTTCCTAATGTTCGCTTTCACTGGCCCTTAGTCGATTACGATAATGGGGATGAACTCATGGCATGGTGGTGGAAAGCCGCGAATGGTGAGCTCGACCCTTTTGTGTTAGTGGTTGAAGGTTCGATTCCCAATGAGAAGATTCATGCCGAAGGATATTGGGCGGCGATGGGGAATAATCCCGAAACCGGTCAACCTATGACGACCAATGAATGGATTGATAAGCTGGCACCCAAAGCATGGGCGGTTTTGGCAGCCGGCACGTGCGCGAGTTATGGCGGTATCCATGCCATGCAAGGCAATCCTACGGGCGCTATGGGAATTGCGGATTATTTGGGATGGAATTGGCGATCGAAGGCGGGCGTACCCATTGTGTGTGTGCCGGGATGCCCCATTCAACCTGATAACCTCTCCGAAACGATTCTTTACCTCCTCTATCAAGCCGCGGGATCTGCTCCCATGATTCCTCTTGACGATCAATTACGACCGCAATGGCTTTTTGGCCGGACAGTGCATCAGGGGTGTGATCGCGCTGGCTATTATGAGCAAGCCGATTTTGCCGCCGAATATGGCTCACCCAAATGTATTGTCAAACTCGGATGCTGGGGTCCGGTTGTGAACTGCAATGTGCCCAAGCGAGGATGGATGGCGGGTATTGGGGGCTGTCCTAACGTCGGAGGCATTTGTATCGGGTGTACCATGCCCGGCTTCCCGGACAAGTTTATGCCCTTTATGGACGAACCCCCTGGAGGAAAGATGTCGTCATCTGTCATCTCTCTCTACGGGAAATTGTTCCGGAATTTGCGTTCTGTCACCAATGACACGTTGAATCATGAACCGTCTTGGCGGCATGCCCGGGCTGAACTGACCACAGGATATCAAAAAGTATGGTAATTGAAGGGAGGACAATGATTTGGCTACAACGGAAGACAAAGTGAGCAGTCAACAGACAGGCACCAATGCGAAACTTGTCGAAATGGCGTGGGATCCGATTACCCGCATTGTCGGAAGCTTAGGGATATATACCAAAATCGACTTTGAGAACCGTGAAGTGGTGGAAT
The Sulfobacillus thermosulfidooxidans DNA segment above includes these coding regions:
- a CDS encoding hydrogenase expression protein HypE; the encoded protein is MPDPIVHVIWINAGLSCDGDSVGLTAATQPSVEDLALGYLPGVPNVRFHWPLVDYDNGDELMAWWWKAANGELDPFVLVVEGSIPNEKIHAEGYWAAMGNNPETGQPMTTNEWIDKLAPKAWAVLAAGTCASYGGIHAMQGNPTGAMGIADYLGWNWRSKAGVPIVCVPGCPIQPDNLSETILYLLYQAAGSAPMIPLDDQLRPQWLFGRTVHQGCDRAGYYEQADFAAEYGSPKCIVKLGCWGPVVNCNVPKRGWMAGIGGCPNVGGICIGCTMPGFPDKFMPFMDEPPGGKMSSSVISLYGKLFRNLRSVTNDTLNHEPSWRHARAELTTGYQKVW